The DNA window TCGGCCAGCCCACCCTGGTCGCCGACCACCTGCCGGCCGGCGCCGGGATCGTTCTGCACACCGAGAACGGCATGCTCAACATGGGCCCTGCCGCCACCGGCGACGCCGTCGACCCGGACCTCACCAACGCCGGCAAGATCCCGGTGACCGAGCTGCCGGGCTCGTCCTACTTCCACCACGCGGACTCGTTCGCGATGATGCGCGGCGGTCACCTGGACGTCTGCGTGATGGGCGCCTTCCAGGTGTCGGCCCGCGGCGACCTGGCGAACTGGCACACCGGCGACCCGGACGCGATCCCGGCCGTCGGCGGGGCGATGGACCTGGCGGTCGGGGCGAAGAGTGTCTACGTGATGATGACGCTGTTCGCCAAGGACGGCTCGCCGAAACTGGTGCCGTCATGCACGTACCCGCTGACCGGGCTGGCGTGCGTCGACCGGGTCTACACGGACCGGGCGACGTTCCTGATCACGCCGGAGGGCGTGGTGGTGCGCGAGACGTTCGGGATCACGTTCGAGGAGCTGAGCGAGCGCCTGGACGTGACACTGCTGCGGCCATAGACGGCTGGCGCTGTCCTCGTATCCTGAGGAGACTCACGCGGGGAGGCGCCCATGCCGCTGACCGAGGTGAGCGTGCTCGGGATCCGGACGTCCGTCATCACGGTCCGGCACCTGTGGGCGCGGCGCACATGCCGGCGGTGGTGCGGGCGCTGGCCGGCCGGCTCGGATACCGCCCGGTCCGGGGCGGGGATTGGTTGACGGCCATTGACTTCTAGACGCGTTCTGATCGTCGCGGCGCCGCTGCTCGGGCACGTGTTCCCGCTCGTGCCCACCGCCGCGTCCCTGCGCAAGGCGGGACACGAGGTGCTGGTGGCCACGGCCGCCGAGGCGCTGAAGGTCCCGCTGCCCACCCACGACATCGCCCCGGGTTTCCGGTTCGGCCCGGTCGCGGCCGGCGCCATGCTCCGCCACCCGCTGCGCATCCGCGCCGAACTGTCCGGCACCGCCGGCACCGAGATGGTCGGCGCCCTCTTCGGCGCGGTCAACCGCAGGCTGCTCCCCGGTCTCCGGACCCTGGTCCGCGAGTGGCGACCGGATCTGATCATCCACGAGCCGCTGGCGGCCGCCGCGGCGACACTGGGCGTGCCGACCGTCCTGCACGAGAACTCGCTCTACGCCGGCCCGCCGCTGGTCACCGCCACCGCCGGCGACGTGCCACCACCGGTCGCCACGATCACGATCGCCCCGCCCAGCGTCGCCGGTCCCCGGGCCGGGCTGCCGATGCGCGCGGTCCCGCACGGCCTCGACGACGCCCTGCCCGGCTGGCTCACCGAGCCGTCGCCCCGCCCGCGCGTCCTGGTCAGCCGCAGCACGGTGACCCAGCCCGGTCCGGAACGCCTGATGAGCCGCGTGATCGCCGCCGCCGCGTCGATCGACGCGGACTTCGTGCTGGTCCGGCCGGACGCGCGGGCGGCGGCGCAAACCCTTCCCCCCACGGTACGGGTGACCGAGTGGCTCCCGCTCTCCCCCGCGATGGCCGTCAGCTCCGCGATCATCCACCACGGCGGGGCCGGGACCGTGCTGGCCGCCCTCCACGCCGGCATCCCCCAGCTGGTGGTCCGCGGCGCCGGCGACCGCCGCCACAACGCCGAGCTGGTGGCGGCCCGGGGCGCGGGAATCGCCGTCGACGGCCGCCAGGTCGGTCCGGAAGTGATCAGCCGCCTGCTGACCGACGCGTCCCTGGCGTCAGCGGCCCGCGAGGTGAGCGCGGAGATCGCGGCGATGCCGCACCCGGACGAGGTGGTCGCCGACCTGCCCGGCCTGTAGGTCCGGCGTCTCAGGCCGCTCGGAGACGCCACCCGATCGCCGATGCCGCGTCGCCACCGCCGGATCGCCGCTGCTTGCCGCGACGTACCGGGGCTGCGGCTGACCGGCCCGGCGAGCCGTAGCCCACGCAGGTAAACCCACCGGCGAACCTGCACCAACTACGGCCGGGAGCGCCGAGCCGTAGTCCAGGCAGGCAAAACACGCCCAGAACCTGCTTGGACGACGGCTCGCGGCCCCGAGCCGTAGCTCCGACAGGTGATCAAGCCGTCATAACCCGCGCCAGCGACGGCTCGCGACGCCGAGCCGTCGCTCCGCCATGTGATCAAGCCGGTTTTCCTGCGCCCGCTACGGCCGAGGGCGCCGACCCAGCCAGAGCGACCGCCCTCAGCCGGTCACCCCAGCACGTCACCCCGGCAAGGTCACCCCAGCACGTCACCCGTGTCCAGGATCGCCACGTCGTTTTCGGTCAGGCTCCCGACGACCACGACGCCGTCCCGCTCCGCCACCGACGTGACGAATCCATACGACCCGTCCGAACTGCGCCAGTCGTGCACCCGCTTCCCCTCCATCGTGAACGCCATCACCCACGCGATCGGGGTGGCCGCCGGCCGTACCCTCTCCGGCAGGTTCCAGACCAGCACCCGCAGCAGTCCCGGCATCGGCAGCAGGCGATCCACCAGCGGGTTCCGGGGCGCGGCGATCGCCACCCAGAGCAGCCCATCGCTGCCCAGTGACATGTTGTCCGGAAAACCGGGAAGGTTCCCCACAAGCGTGTCGGTGCGACCGGCATCCGGCCCGGTCAGCCAGTGCCGCCGGATCCGATAGCCGGCCGTCTCCGCGATCAGCAGGTGGGACTCGTCAGGGGCGAGAACGACCCCGTTCGCGAATTTCAGATCGGTCAGCAGCGTGGTCACGGTCCCGTCCGGGGCACGCCTGACCAGCCTGCCGGTGCAGCTGTGCTCGAGGATGTCACCGGTGTGCTCGTCGAGGGCCCACCGGCTGGTCGACGTGGTGAACCAGATCGTCCCGTCGCTGCCGGCCACGACGTTGCTGGCGAACCGGTACCCGGGGCTGACCAGGGCGGAGATCTCCCCGTCCGGGCTCATCGACAGCAGTCCCCGATCGTGGTCGCAGATCAGCGCTCCCCCGCCGGCGAGCGGCCACAGCCCCAGCGGGCGCCCGCCCGTCGACGCCAGCACCGCGCTCGTCCCGGTCGCCGGGTCGATCCGCACGACGGTCCCACCGGCGAGACCTGTCATGATCCGCCCGGCGTCGTCGAAGCGGACGTCCTCGGGTCCGTGTCCGCCGGTCGGCAGCCTGCGGCTGATCCGCAGCGGCGCGGTGGGCCCCGGATCGGCGAGCCGGGGCGGCGTCCACCGCCGGGGTCTGATCAGGCGACGAGCCATCAGCAACCTTCCAAGATCAAAAACAATTCACCGGTACGTCAACAAGCGCGCGTCCCCGTCGAGGTGAGTGTGCTCGTTGTAGGTCGACATCGACAGCCCGCGCCGCCCGGCGATCAGTTTCGTGACACCGGTGTTGACGGCCACCCGGTTCAACGCGGTCCACACCGTCGCGAG is part of the Actinoplanes missouriensis 431 genome and encodes:
- a CDS encoding 3-oxoacid CoA-transferase subunit B, with protein sequence MSSLDKHAMAALVARDIEPGSYVNLGIGQPTLVADHLPAGAGIVLHTENGMLNMGPAATGDAVDPDLTNAGKIPVTELPGSSYFHHADSFAMMRGGHLDVCVMGAFQVSARGDLANWHTGDPDAIPAVGGAMDLAVGAKSVYVMMTLFAKDGSPKLVPSCTYPLTGLACVDRVYTDRATFLITPEGVVVRETFGITFEELSERLDVTLLRP
- a CDS encoding glycosyltransferase, which encodes MTSRRVLIVAAPLLGHVFPLVPTAASLRKAGHEVLVATAAEALKVPLPTHDIAPGFRFGPVAAGAMLRHPLRIRAELSGTAGTEMVGALFGAVNRRLLPGLRTLVREWRPDLIIHEPLAAAAATLGVPTVLHENSLYAGPPLVTATAGDVPPPVATITIAPPSVAGPRAGLPMRAVPHGLDDALPGWLTEPSPRPRVLVSRSTVTQPGPERLMSRVIAAAASIDADFVLVRPDARAAAQTLPPTVRVTEWLPLSPAMAVSSAIIHHGGAGTVLAALHAGIPQLVVRGAGDRRHNAELVAARGAGIAVDGRQVGPEVISRLLTDASLASAAREVSAEIAAMPHPDEVVADLPGL
- a CDS encoding SMP-30/gluconolactonase/LRE family protein — encoded protein: MARRLIRPRRWTPPRLADPGPTAPLRISRRLPTGGHGPEDVRFDDAGRIMTGLAGGTVVRIDPATGTSAVLASTGGRPLGLWPLAGGGALICDHDRGLLSMSPDGEISALVSPGYRFASNVVAGSDGTIWFTTSTSRWALDEHTGDILEHSCTGRLVRRAPDGTVTTLLTDLKFANGVVLAPDESHLLIAETAGYRIRRHWLTGPDAGRTDTLVGNLPGFPDNMSLGSDGLLWVAIAAPRNPLVDRLLPMPGLLRVLVWNLPERVRPAATPIAWVMAFTMEGKRVHDWRSSDGSYGFVTSVAERDGVVVVGSLTENDVAILDTGDVLG